AACAGCACAGCAGCGTATTCTGACGAATGGGAAATGCTGATATGGTAAGGGGTATCTTCCAATACGGGTTTACCGTCGGTCAGATGACGGATTTCAAATGGCTCGTCGAGCATTTGCTGAAGAAGAGCCCGGGTTGCCAGCCATTCACGTTGCCTGCGCAGGTTGGTGAAGGATTTGAATTCCTGTTCTTCTGCAGGAGTCAACGTGACAATTTGCCTTAATTCCTCCGGCGTTTCGGTTATTTCCCAGAGGCCAAGTAAGGCATCATCGATATTTTCGTTCGTAAAAAGAGGCATTATTTAACGTCTTTCCATTTGGTTGATTCGACCAGTTGAACAACATCCTGTTCCAGGAAGTTAATGACAGGTTGTAAGCTGTCCACATTAGGAATTTCGCGTATATACAGTGCTCCGCGAATGAAGTGACGTGTGCTGTCAGTTAGGTAGAATTGCATGGGCGAGGCTACGTTTCCCTTGATATTGTAAAGCGTTCCGTAGACTTTATTCGCCCGGTTGATGTAAATTTTTTCGTCGATAGCACTGGCTTTTTGTGCATGCTTGTAGGCCAGCATTCTCGATTCTTCGGTGTATTTTGCCAGATTACCGTGTACGGCTTTATAGCTGATGTGAATGGAAGCTTTATTGGACGGAACATCGATGTTAATCCAATACGGCTTTGCCTGGTAATCCGAGTCTCTTGAAATACTGGAATAATCCGGAATTTTAAAGGTGTAAGGCAAGTTCTCATTCATCTGATGATAAGCCTTTTTCGGAAATGCAATACGAAAATAACCTATTGGTTTCGGTGTGTATTCGTGTTTACATGAAATCATGCTCATCATCATAATCACCAAAATAATGATGATTGGTAAATGCATCCTGTGAATTCGTCTTCCCATATCAGATATTTTCT
This Prolixibacter sp. NT017 DNA region includes the following protein-coding sequences:
- the gldD gene encoding gliding motility lipoprotein GldD, with the protein product MGRRIHRMHLPIIIILVIMMMSMISCKHEYTPKPIGYFRIAFPKKAYHQMNENLPYTFKIPDYSSISRDSDYQAKPYWINIDVPSNKASIHISYKAVHGNLAKYTEESRMLAYKHAQKASAIDEKIYINRANKVYGTLYNIKGNVASPMQFYLTDSTRHFIRGALYIREIPNVDSLQPVINFLEQDVVQLVESTKWKDVK